One part of the Parambassis ranga chromosome 8, fParRan2.1, whole genome shotgun sequence genome encodes these proteins:
- the LOC114439957 gene encoding oocyte zinc finger protein XlCOF8.4-like: protein MSTVFSFQAQLVSIMDALSKTAVMEISKLVEIESKMLKIEITRGRNEIASLTEKLQLMEKLLYIAQGSRQDAAAEVVRDASENGLLEPDRTRPAIKRESPWESISSSTEMSSLHQGGQNAAAAELPNPQKEQPELIVVKEEPSEVDSGNFEEDWKSRNRRENVAPTLKSTDVPQRAKPAAEPLFSDSFVPLSTQSSLTETGRREWNPQLAPAHTNLELGKSLAQNVTSQNLGVLRNMKLHNLRNSTAKRFGCLQCGKSFRCFSQLEIHQRSHTGEKPFRCTLCGKRYAQKGHLYTHQRTHTGEKPYGCPICGKGFIQKCTLDMHQRTHTGEKPFVCMKCGKGFTKNCNLKKHLAVHLDPSLNTYGSESSDRCCFAGSLAKKIETLSFLGDMMCDTSNRSFRAQLAAILDKLTKAALIEIGNLADECSSVLHTEISLHKTENEALKKRCYSLEVQLRAAREAQTYPAHVNNGVSRRNPADQHQAAPAMFGKDWCMDLWREEKLSSQRREPMDAAAMTSMGAHATDLMEREPDLIFVKEEAYDDHPIGQHMNLADNRKIVGMFEDSMLHRAVDELQLHSEDLNSFPMTSDSQIQQHTQPTIMDKLIDDATMGVLVDSTNPPSATAEYSNYTNNIPTSATKEAAIQPRPVKQLKQFECLFCGKIFNYLSSLKDHIRRHSGEKPFSCSVCGKRFAQKTYLKLHQRVHSGEKPYSCPDCGKSFSQKSSLNIHLRTHTGEKPYSCVDCGKCYAYKYGLNHHQCFN, encoded by the exons ATGTCGACTGTCTTTTCTTTCCAGGCACAGCTCGTCTCCATTATGGACGCGCTGTCCAAAACAGCTGTAATGGAAATAAGCAAACTGGTCGAGATCGAGTCGAAAATGCTCAAAATAGAGATAACAAGAGGGCGGAACGAAATCGCGTCGCTCACAGAGAAACTGCAACTGATGGAGAAACTGCTTTACATAGCACAGGGGAGCAGGCAGGACGCAGCTGCAGAGGTGGTGAGGGACGCTTCAGAAAACGGACTGCTGGAACCTGACAGGACAAGACCTGCCATAAAAAG AGAAAGCCCGTGGGAGAGCATAAGTTCCTCCACAGAGATGAGCAGTTTGCATCAAGGGGgacagaatgctgctgctgctgaa CTTCCAAATCCACAGAAAGAGCAGCCTGAACTTATAGTGGTGAAGGAGGAGCCCTCAGAGGTGGACAGTGGAAACTTTGAAGAAGACTGGAAAAGCAGAAATA GAAGGGAAAATGTAGCACCAACACTGAAGAGCACAGATGTGCCACAGCGTGCCAAACCTGCCGCAGAGCCTCTGTTCAGTGACAGCTTTGTGCCTCTGAGCACCCAGTCATCTCTCACTgaaacagggaggagagagtGGAATCCACAGCttgcacctgcacacacaaacctaGAACTTGGGAAAAGTTTGGCTCAAAATGTAACCTCCCAAAACTTAGGTGTACTCAGAAACATGAAGCTTCACAACCTGAGGAACTCCACTGCAAAGAGGTTTGGCTGCCTGCAGTGCGGCAAGAGCTTCCGATGCTTTAGCCAGCTTGAAATACACCAGAGGAGCCACACAGGGGAGAAACCGTTCAGATGCACTCTGTGTGGAAAACGCTATGCACAAAAGGGGCACCTGTATACACACCAGCGCACCCACACTGGGGAGAAGCCATACGGCTGCCCTATTTGTGGAAAAGGCTTCATTCAGAAGTGCACCCTCGATATGCATCAGCGCACACACACGGGAGAAAAGCCTTTTGTTTGTATGAAATGTGGCAAAGGTTTTACAAAGAACTGTAATCTGAAAAAACATCTTGCAGTGCATCTAGATCCTAGTTTAAACACATATGGCAGTGAGTCCAGC GACCGCTGTTGTTTCGCTGGGAGTCTTGCCAAAAAAATCGAAACATTGAGCTTCCTTGGCGACATGATGTGCGACACCTCAAACCGAAGCTTTCGGGCGCAGTTGGCTGCCATCCTGGACAAGCTGACAAAGGCGGCTTTGATTGAAATTGGCAACCTGGCTGATGAATGCTCCTCCGTCCTTCACACCGAGATATCTCTGCACAAGACGGAGAACGAGGCTCTGAAGAAGAGATGTTACTCACTAGAGGTCCAACTGAGAGCAGCGAGGGAGGCGCAGACCTACCCTGCACATGTCAACAACGGTGTCAGCCGTCGGAACCCTGCAG ATCAGCACCAGGCTGCTCCAGCCATGTTTGGAAAGGACTGGTGCATGGACctgtggagagaggagaagcTGTCCTCTCAAAGGAGAGAGCCAATGGATGCTGCTGCTATGACAAGCATGGGAGCACAC GCAACTGACTTGATGGAAAGAGAACCTGATCTCATCTTCGTCAAGGAGGAGGCGTATGATGATCATCCTATTGGACAGCATATGAACCTTGCCGATAACAGAAAAA ttgTTGGGATGTTTGAGGACAGCATGCTTCATAGGGCAGTTGATGAACTGCAGCTTCACTCAGAGGATTTAAACAGCTTCCCCATGACGTCTGACAGTCAaatacagcagcacacacagccgACAATAATGGACAAGTTGATAGATGACGCAACCATGGGTGTTCTGGTTGACAGCACCAATCCTCCTTCAGCCACGGCGGAGTACTCAAACTATACCAACAATATCCCCACGAGTGCAACCAAAGAGGCTGCCATTCAGCCCAGACCTGTGAAGCAATTAAAACAGTTTGAGTGTTTGTTCTGCGGAAAAATATTCAACTACTTGAGCAGTCTAAAAGACCACATCAGACGGCACTCTGGTGAGAAACCGTTTAGCTGCTCTGTGTGCGGGAAGCGCTTTGCTCAAAAAACCTACCTGAAGCTGCATCAGCGTGTGCACTCAGGTGAAAAGCCGTACAGCTGTCCGGACTGCGGCAAAAGCTTTTCCCAGAAAAGCTCTCTGAACATACATCTTCGCACGCATACGGGGGAAAAGCCTTACAGCTGTGTGGACTGTGGAAAATGTTATGCGTACAAGTATGGCTTAAATCACCATCAGTGCTTCAACTGA